Below is a genomic region from Pseudocalidococcus azoricus BACA0444.
ACATCACTGCCCAGGAGAATCTGATCCCCATGCAACAAATTGTGGGTCTTAGAGCGGGTTCCATTGACAAAGACACCATTGGCACTGAGGCGGCCACGGGCATTTCCATCCACCAGACGATAGTGATATCCCTCACCACCCTGTTTAGGCAGTCGTAAAAGGAGGGCGTGTTGTCGGGAGATATCGGGAGCCTCAACCACAATTGCATTGGATTTATCTCTACCAATAGAGTAGGTTGCGGCCTGGAGATGGATGGTGCGTTTCCCCTTTAAGTCTTGAATGATTAGTACATGATGTTCCGTTGCCGGCTGACTCATAATCTTCTCAATGGCCCTAGATGCCTGAAACGCTCCCAATTAGCTCCCAGTTTCGTTCTTCAGTAAGGGCTTGCCGGACTTGACGATAAATTTGGGAACAGTGATTATTACGGCTTAGGGGTAGCTCTTCATTCTTAAACACAACGTTGACACGGGTGATTTCTGGCTCAACCGGAACATCATTAATCAAGATTTCCACAGTCACCAATTGGGCAAGGGCCGAGCGGCCTGGAACTTCGCGAGCGACCAGATAATCCTTATCTTGATGCAATACTTCTAAATCACAGGCCCGTAAGGCATCGGCTAATTCGTCCTGAACCTGCTCTCTAGGAAGGGCGACTGTTAAGTTGTGGGTATAACGAGCCATAAAGTAAAGGAACTCAGAATAACAGCGACCGCATAATTGAGACCAGCTTGCAGCTAACTTAAATAATAACCAAGGTTCCCTGAATTGGGTACTGAATCCAATGTCTAATGGGTAAGTTGATCAAGTTACTATTCAACCTTTGCCCATTCTCTGGGGATTGTCTAGGGGGGATTGTGTCCTGGGTTACGAGTTTTGGAAAAATTTCGGATTTTCGGCAGCATCCAGGATAATTCAGTGAGTTGAACTGGTGTTTCAGGCAGGCAGGTTCACGATGGGTAAGCAAATTCCTGGTCGTTTTATTGTTTGGGAAGGGGGTGAAGGGGCGGGCAAAACGACTCAAATTGGCCTCACCCAGGCCTGGTTGCAGGAATCCGGCTGGTTAGAGGCCTTGCAAACCCTTGTCCCACAGTTAAAGCCAGTGATGCTGGTGACTCGCGAACCAGGGGGGACGGCCCTAGGTCAACACCTGCGCCAACTGTTGCTCCATAGTCCGACAGATATTGCCCCGGCCTGTGAACTGTTGCTCTATGCGGCGGATCGGGCCCAACATCTAGCTGAAAAAATCCTGCCCCACCTTGATGCCGGGGGATTAGTCCTCTGTGATCGCTTTACGGATTCGACTGTGGCTTACCAAGGCTATGGGCGGGGCCTGGATTTAGGGATCATTCACCAACTCAACCAAATCGCGACGGCCGGCCGGCAACCGGATTTAACCCTCTGGCTGGATGTGACTCCCATGCAGGGCCTGGGACGGGCAGAAAAACGCTCCGGCAGTCAAGATCGCATGGAACAGGCCACCTTAGCGTTTCATCAACGAGTCCAGCAGGGATTTGCACAACTGAGTGGCCAGGCCCCGGCACGGATCAAGCGGATTGATGCCAACTGCTCCCAGGCCGAGGTGACGATCCAAATTCAATCCTGCTTACGAGAGGTACTGCGCCAATGGTATCCCCAGATTTCAGCCCCATAATTGGTCAACTCCAAGCCCGAGAACTCTTAGAGCAGGCCTTGGTGCGTCAACGAATTGCCACCGCCTATTTATTCGCAGGGCCACCCGGAGTCGGACGGGCATTGATGGCGCGGCAACTGATCCGGTCTTTGTTGGGGGGAATCCATCAATCCTTAGCAAATCATCCCGATGTTCTTTGGCTCCAACCAACTTACTTACAAAACAATAAGCTTGTCACCGCTGCTGAACTCATCGCCCAAGGCCAGAGCCTACCGAAAACACGCCCCCAAATCCGTCTCGAGCAAATTCGACACCTGAGTCGGTTCTTGAGTCGTCCACCATTAGAAGCCCCCCGCTCTGTCGTGGTCATTGAGCAAGCAGAAACAATGGCCGAAGGGGCCGCCAACGGACTCTTAAAAACCTTAGAGGAACCTGGTCTGGCCACCTTAATTTTAATTGCCCCTAGTGAAACCGCCCTTCTCCCGACCTTAGTTTCCCGCTGCCAACGGATTCCCTTCTATCGCCTCACGGCCAGTCAAATGAGCCAAGTTCTCCACCAGGCCGGGGCCAGCGAAGTTTTAGGGTTTCCCCTCTTAATGGAATTAGCGGCTGGCAGTCCGGGAGCAGCGATTACCCATTGGCAACAGTGGCAAACTATTCCTAGGGAACTCCGCCAGGCCTGTTTAGGCTTAACACCCCCTATTTCTCTCCGGCAAGGATTAGAGTTAGCCCGTGAGATTAGCCAAGGCCTGGACGTGGAATCACAAATTTGGCTCTTGGATTTAATGCAACAAACTCTTTGGCAAAACCACCGAAATATCGCTGATGTGGAACGATTAGAAGCCGCCCGCCAACAACTAAAACAATATGTTCAACCCCGCTTAGTTTGGGAGGTAGCCATGATTGGATTTACCTAAACCCAACGTCATCCTGATTCCCTGAAACAGGTGTTATTTCCCGATACGGTTTAACGGTTTATTAGTGCAACCAAT
It encodes:
- the tmk gene encoding dTMP kinase, producing the protein MPGRFIVWEGGEGAGKTTQIGLTQAWLQESGWLEALQTLVPQLKPVMLVTREPGGTALGQHLRQLLLHSPTDIAPACELLLYAADRAQHLAEKILPHLDAGGLVLCDRFTDSTVAYQGYGRGLDLGIIHQLNQIATAGRQPDLTLWLDVTPMQGLGRAEKRSGSQDRMEQATLAFHQRVQQGFAQLSGQAPARIKRIDANCSQAEVTIQIQSCLREVLRQWYPQISAP
- a CDS encoding DNA polymerase III subunit delta', with the translated sequence MVSPDFSPIIGQLQARELLEQALVRQRIATAYLFAGPPGVGRALMARQLIRSLLGGIHQSLANHPDVLWLQPTYLQNNKLVTAAELIAQGQSLPKTRPQIRLEQIRHLSRFLSRPPLEAPRSVVVIEQAETMAEGAANGLLKTLEEPGLATLILIAPSETALLPTLVSRCQRIPFYRLTASQMSQVLHQAGASEVLGFPLLMELAAGSPGAAITHWQQWQTIPRELRQACLGLTPPISLRQGLELAREISQGLDVESQIWLLDLMQQTLWQNHRNIADVERLEAARQQLKQYVQPRLVWEVAMIGFT